A stretch of Gemmatimonadota bacterium DNA encodes these proteins:
- a CDS encoding von Willebrand factor type A domain-containing protein, whose product MHAAAFAGAVLALSHLVVPIPLDRPAPAADLVVAGRITTTAGAPLFGANVVVPAARVSVGTDAEGRYRLILPAAQRGGTIVVRARAIGYVPQERRLTLVQDSTTADFALAPDVLRLEQVIVTKGAAASALYGGSAPAIQLRARTSLADLPIRGSRSAEDRDLSGEQYARIVDNPFRSPRVAPRSTFGIDVDRASYSNLRRIITVDRQHPPADAVRIEELLNYFAYDYAAPDDVRPFAVHADVAAAPWAPEHRLVRIGLQARAIDMATAPANNLVFLIDVSGSMQSPDKLPLLQQAFRLLVGQLREQDRIAIVVYAGSEGLALPSTSGDAKQRILDVLDRLEAGGSTAGGAGLRLAYDVAKANHIPRGNNRVILATDGDFNVGTTSNAELERMVEARRAEGTALTVLGFGAGNLHDDRMEMLADKGNGNYAYIDSPLEARKVLVQEMGGTLVTVAKDVKLQVEFNPSRVAGYRLIGYENRVLADEDFKNDAKDAGDMGAGHSVTALYEVIPVGASDAERAPIPDSLRYVRAESATFVASEELLFVRLRYKAPQDSVSVPMELAVPDRVTVASEDFRFAQAVAAFGMVLRDSEYKGAASSGMARALAEGALGRDPWGYRADFVRLVRAYERLPDRRTSDANRER is encoded by the coding sequence ATGCATGCCGCAGCATTCGCTGGTGCCGTGCTCGCGTTGAGTCATCTCGTCGTGCCCATCCCGCTCGATCGTCCGGCGCCGGCCGCGGACCTCGTCGTCGCGGGCCGCATCACCACCACGGCCGGCGCGCCGCTGTTCGGTGCGAACGTCGTCGTGCCGGCGGCACGCGTCTCCGTCGGCACCGACGCCGAGGGTCGGTACCGCCTCATCCTCCCCGCCGCGCAGCGCGGCGGCACGATCGTCGTCCGGGCGCGCGCCATCGGCTACGTGCCGCAGGAGCGCCGTCTCACGCTCGTGCAGGACTCCACGACCGCCGATTTCGCGCTCGCACCCGACGTGCTGCGACTCGAGCAGGTGATCGTGACCAAGGGTGCGGCGGCGAGCGCGCTCTACGGCGGCAGCGCGCCGGCGATCCAGCTCCGCGCGCGGACCAGCCTGGCGGACCTCCCCATCAGGGGATCGCGCAGCGCCGAGGACCGCGACCTGAGCGGCGAGCAATACGCGCGCATCGTGGACAATCCCTTCCGGTCGCCACGCGTGGCGCCGCGCTCGACCTTCGGCATCGACGTCGACCGCGCGTCGTACAGCAACCTGCGCCGGATCATCACGGTCGACCGGCAGCACCCGCCCGCCGACGCCGTGCGCATCGAGGAGCTGCTCAACTACTTCGCGTACGACTACGCGGCCCCGGACGACGTGCGGCCGTTCGCCGTGCACGCCGACGTCGCCGCGGCACCATGGGCGCCGGAGCACCGGCTCGTCCGCATCGGGCTCCAGGCACGCGCGATCGACATGGCCACCGCGCCGGCCAACAACCTCGTCTTCCTCATCGACGTCTCCGGGTCGATGCAGAGCCCGGACAAGCTGCCGCTCCTGCAGCAGGCCTTCCGGCTGCTCGTCGGCCAGCTGCGCGAGCAGGATCGCATCGCCATCGTCGTGTATGCCGGCAGCGAGGGACTCGCGCTCCCGTCCACTTCCGGTGATGCGAAGCAGCGGATCCTCGACGTGCTCGACCGGCTCGAGGCGGGTGGTTCCACTGCCGGTGGTGCGGGGCTCCGCCTCGCGTACGACGTGGCGAAGGCGAACCACATCCCGCGCGGGAACAACCGCGTCATCCTCGCGACGGATGGCGACTTCAACGTCGGCACGACGAGCAACGCCGAGCTGGAACGGATGGTCGAGGCCCGGCGCGCCGAGGGGACCGCGCTCACCGTGCTCGGCTTCGGCGCCGGCAACCTGCACGACGACCGGATGGAGATGCTCGCCGACAAGGGCAACGGCAACTATGCGTACATCGACTCCCCCCTCGAGGCGCGGAAGGTGCTCGTGCAGGAGATGGGCGGGACCCTCGTCACGGTGGCGAAGGATGTGAAGCTGCAGGTCGAGTTCAACCCGTCGCGCGTCGCGGGATACCGGCTGATCGGCTACGAGAACCGCGTGCTCGCGGACGAGGATTTCAAGAACGACGCGAAGGATGCCGGCGACATGGGCGCCGGACACTCCGTGACGGCCCTCTACGAGGTCATCCCCGTGGGCGCGTCGGACGCGGAGCGCGCGCCGATCCCCGATTCGCTCCGGTACGTCCGCGCCGAGTCCGCGACCTTCGTGGCCTCGGAGGAGCTGCTCTTCGTCCGCCTTCGCTACAAGGCGCCGCAGGATTCGGTGAGCGTGCCGATGGAACTCGCGGTCCCGGACCGCGTGACGGTCGCCTCGGAGGACTTCCGCTTCGCGCAGGCGGTCGCGGCATTCGGCATGGTGCTCCGGGACTCCGAGTACAAGGGCGCGGCCAGCAGCGGCATGGCGCGTGCACTCGCCGAGGGCGCCCTCGGACGCGACCCATGGGGCTATCGCGCCGACTTCGTCCGGCTCGTCCGTGCGTACGAACGCCTGCCGGACCGGCGGACCTCGGACGCCAACCGGGAGCGGTAG
- a CDS encoding GNAT family N-acetyltransferase, whose translation MPERPSGPMITVRRARAADAAALSHLAAETFRDAFADQNTAEDMAAHLAAHYSPPRQAAEIADPASTVLLAEHTDERGTATLIGYAHVASTQAPAVVTGSAPIELKRFYVARAHHGAGVAHRLFDAVEAEARRRGADALWLGVFTRNPRAIAFYEKRGLAVVGEQIFTVGIDPQRDWIMARALAAPDAPSDP comes from the coding sequence ATGCCCGAGCGCCCCTCCGGTCCGATGATCACCGTGCGACGCGCGCGCGCCGCGGATGCCGCTGCCCTCAGCCACCTCGCGGCGGAGACCTTCCGCGATGCGTTCGCCGATCAGAACACCGCGGAGGACATGGCCGCACATCTGGCGGCGCACTACAGCCCACCCCGCCAGGCCGCCGAGATCGCCGACCCGGCGAGCACCGTCCTGCTCGCCGAGCACACCGACGAGCGGGGAACGGCGACGCTCATCGGGTACGCGCACGTGGCCTCCACGCAGGCACCCGCGGTCGTCACCGGCTCCGCCCCGATCGAGCTGAAGCGCTTCTACGTCGCGCGAGCGCATCACGGCGCCGGCGTGGCGCATCGGTTGTTCGACGCGGTGGAAGCGGAAGCGCGCCGCCGCGGTGCGGACGCGCTCTGGCTCGGGGTCTTCACGCGCAATCCCCGGGCGATCGCCTTCTATGAGAAGCGTGGCCTCGCGGTCGTCGGTGAGCAGATCTTCACGGTCGGCATCGACCCGCAGCGGGACTGGATCATGGCGCGCGCCCTCGCCGCGCCCGACGCGCCCTCCGACCCCTAG